The genomic region TGTCCTTCTTCTTGTGGTCGCCGCCGGAGATGGTGGCGGTGGTGTCGATGGCAGGGGCGGCGGTGGCGATCGGGAGGGCGAGGGCGGCGGCGGCGGCGGCGAGGATGATGACGGTGGCTTTCATTTTTTTAATGGGATGTGTCGGTTTGGTTCGTTTGCTTTCGATGGGGTTTCTCGCCGTGGCAGGTGACGGTGGTTTGGGATGGGACCGGTGACCGCTGAGACCTGCGGGGAGGTCATCACGGAAGCAGAGGATGGCGGGAGGGCCACGGAATGTGCGCGAGCGGCGAATGGAGGGGGGTGAGCGGTTGGGAATGGGGGGTGGGTGATGAAATTGGGGGGATTGAGAGATTGGAGATTGAGGGGGTGGGTAGTTTCGGGCTGGTGGAGTTTTTCAACCGCAGATGGACACGGATGGACGCAGATGAAGAGGGGATGGGTGGATGATGGAAGGAGGGTGATGGGTGATGAAGGGAGGTGGATGGGCTTGGGGTGTGGTGGTGGGATGGGGGATTGGCGGAGCGGAGCGCTGGCTTTGGCCGGCGAGTGTGTGGTCTTTGCGTTTGCTTTTGTGATGGAGGGCGGAGTGCCGACGGAAGTCGGCAGGTAGTCTGTGGCAGCTTTGTTAGAGGGCTCGGGCGGAATGAATTCCGCGTTCCCAGTGGGGGCTGTGGGTGGGCTCGGGCCGGTCTAATGACCGGCGCTCCCAGGTGGGTGGGGTGGGCTTGCCGTTCGTGGTGGTGTGGGGGTGGGTCGGTGTCGCTTTTCGACCGCTCGCGGGGGTGGGGTGGCCGTTGGTGGCTTCTCCATGGACAGGCGGGGGGCGGGGGCTATGCTGGGGCGAAAATGCAGAGCGACCGCAGGGCGGAAGAGGGTGATGACGATGCCTGGATGTCTCCAAACGAGGGGGCGGGGCAGGACGCGGCTGCGATGGGGGGCTCGAGCGCGAGCGGCAACACGGGCTCCGGCGCGGGGGGGACGGGGTGGATGGAGAGGCGGGCCTATTGGCGCTTCCAGCTCTTCGCGTGGGGCTTCCTGGGGGGGTATCTTTTGATCGTGAATCTCTTCTTCGCGAAGTGGAAGCCGATCATGGTGGAGGTGGGGAAGATCGCGCTCTTCATGATCGCGTCGCATGCGATCGCGCGGCTGGCGAGGTCGAAGGATTGGTTCCGCCTGGAGCGCAGCGGGCTTTTCGCGCGGGGGCTGCCTGCGTGCCTGGCGGGCGGGCTGGTGATCACGGCGATCTGCCATCCGCTGACGAAGGATTGGTCGGGGAAGCCGCTGGGGGTGCAGGCGCATTGGTTCATGATGGACTATGTGAGGAATGCGGCGATCCTGATGATGTGGGGGAGTTTTTTCGTCACCTTTTGCTTCCGGGAGATAAGTCATCGGGCTGAGATCGACCGGGTGCGGCTGCTGGCATCGTCAAAGGAGATGCAGCTCTCGACGCTGCGGAACCAACTGAACCCGCACTTCCTTTTCAATAGCTTCAACCTGCTGCGGTCGCTGGTGCAGAAGGATCCGAATGCGGCGCGGGACGCGATAACGCACCTGGCGGAGATGATGCGGCACTCGCTCTCCACGGTGAGCCGGAATACGATCCCGCTGGCGAGGGAGCTGGAATTTGTGGAGTCATAC from Luteolibacter flavescens harbors:
- a CDS encoding sensor histidine kinase gives rise to the protein MSPNEGAGQDAAAMGGSSASGNTGSGAGGTGWMERRAYWRFQLFAWGFLGGYLLIVNLFFAKWKPIMVEVGKIALFMIASHAIARLARSKDWFRLERSGLFARGLPACLAGGLVITAICHPLTKDWSGKPLGVQAHWFMMDYVRNAAILMMWGSFFVTFCFREISHRAEIDRVRLLASSKEMQLSTLRNQLNPHFLFNSFNLLRSLVQKDPNAARDAITHLAEMMRHSLSTVSRNTIPLARELEFVESYVALERLRHEERLRISADVPGELLSRRIPSMLLYTLVENAVKYGLDQSRTGADVCYRVWLESGRLWLRVINGGSLGGSGTGAVASAGTGLANVRQRLELLYGNEASVEIFELDQQVVAQAHWPAVEHGEGEIGVNVRPNVEAGV